A section of the Pseudomonas fluorescens genome encodes:
- a CDS encoding zinc-binding metallopeptidase family protein, whose amino-acid sequence MFRYFEQLSSRIAAPFMAGTSRNSKVWQCRCGQSLFFRNSQCLACSARLGYLPWQSRLSSLQPGPVVDTWLQDDNLDAGAFRRCTNLDTPAACNWLVPAHGTASLCVACSLNRTIPDLSVPENPERWRKVETAKRRLVAQLISLGLQVIPKSVDEHTGLAFDFVGIDLEGNAPTTGHADGLITLDIKEADDEHREKIRVQMREPYRTLLGHFRHEVGHYYWDRLIANSHWLEPFRNLFGDERASYADALDRHYQHGPRPDWQQTCVSAYATMHPWEDWAETWAHYLHMMDAVDTALGFGMSAREMDLDYQPFPLTTLYDPQHPGGAAFLSFVNAWIELAGMLNELSRSMGQPDFYPFVLPPAVITKLHFIHLVIQEEGGRVDEAVLL is encoded by the coding sequence ATGTTCCGCTATTTCGAGCAACTCAGTTCGCGCATCGCTGCACCGTTCATGGCCGGGACTTCGCGCAACAGCAAGGTGTGGCAATGCCGTTGCGGGCAATCTCTGTTCTTTCGCAACAGCCAATGCCTGGCCTGTTCGGCGCGGCTGGGCTACTTGCCCTGGCAAAGCCGGCTGTCGTCCCTGCAGCCGGGGCCCGTCGTCGATACCTGGCTACAGGACGACAACCTTGACGCCGGTGCCTTCCGTCGCTGCACCAACCTCGACACTCCGGCCGCCTGCAATTGGTTGGTCCCGGCCCACGGCACTGCATCGCTGTGCGTGGCGTGCAGCCTTAATCGCACCATCCCCGACCTGTCGGTCCCGGAAAACCCCGAGCGCTGGCGCAAAGTTGAAACCGCCAAGCGCCGGCTGGTGGCGCAATTGATCAGCCTGGGGTTGCAGGTGATCCCCAAGTCTGTCGATGAACATACCGGCCTGGCTTTCGACTTCGTGGGAATAGACTTGGAAGGCAATGCCCCCACCACTGGACATGCCGACGGTTTGATCACCCTGGATATCAAAGAGGCTGACGACGAGCACCGTGAGAAAATTCGCGTGCAGATGCGTGAGCCGTACCGCACCTTGCTCGGCCATTTCCGGCATGAAGTCGGACACTATTACTGGGATCGCCTGATTGCCAACAGCCACTGGCTTGAGCCATTTCGCAACCTGTTCGGCGACGAACGCGCCAGCTACGCCGACGCTCTCGACCGGCACTACCAGCACGGCCCGCGCCCGGACTGGCAGCAAACCTGCGTCAGCGCCTACGCCACCATGCACCCTTGGGAAGACTGGGCAGAAACCTGGGCTCACTACCTGCACATGATGGACGCCGTCGATACCGCCCTGGGCTTTGGCATGAGTGCGCGGGAGATGGACCTGGATTACCAGCCATTCCCCCTGACTACCCTCTATGACCCGCAGCACCCAGGCGGGGCGGCGTTCCTGTCGTTCGTCAACGCGTGGATCGAATTGGCCGGCATGCTCAACGAGCTGTCCCGCAGCATGGGGCAGCCGGACTTCTACCCGTTTGTACTCCCCCCGGCGGTGATCACCAAGTTGCATTTCATTCACTTGGTCATCCAGGAGGAGGGCGGTCGGGTCGACGAAGCCGTCTTGCTGTAG
- the ligA gene encoding NAD-dependent DNA ligase LigA — protein sequence MTAAHTRILELRAELDQHNYRYHVLDEPSIPDAEYDRLFHELKALEAEHPDLVTRDSPTQRVGSAALSAFTQVRHEIPMLSLGNAFDEASMLEFDRRVTEGLDLPVGDLFGGGAAVEYSCEPKLDGLAVSLLYQNGELVRGATRGDGTTGEDISVNVRTVRNIPLKLHGSGWPATLEVRGEVFMSKTGFERLNATQLEVGGKTFANPRNAAAGSLRQLDSKITASRPLEFCCYGVTTDISDTHIGNLQQLQKWGMPISHELKLAKGIEDCLEYYRDIGERRNSLPYEIDGVVFKVNSIAYQRELGFRAREPRWAIAHKFPAMEELTELLDVEFQVGRTGAVTPVARLKPVKVAGVTVSNATLHNMDEVARLGLMIGDTVIIRRAGDVIPQVVSVVAERRPENARAVQIPENCPVCGSHVERTQLVKRSKGKETVSEGAVYRCVGRLACGAQLKQAIIHFVSRRAMDIDGLGDKTIEQLVDEKLIGSPADLYKLKYEQIIDLEGFADVSSKKLIAAIENSKTPTLARFIYALGIPDVGEETAKVLARSLASLERVQQALPEVLTYLPDVGLEVAHEIHSFFEDSHNQQVIGALLSPDECGLQLQDQGELSAEFAASTTLGGLLDKLHVPSVGPGAAQKLADKFGTLEGVIKADWLDMRQALPEKQAKAVRDFFDNPDNASRAFDIEQQLKDFGMHWQSEKKVVEGLPEAGHTWVLTGSLELMSRDVAKEKLESLGAKVAGSVSAKTHCVVAGPGAGSKLAKASELGLKVLDEEAFVAFLAGHNIT from the coding sequence ATGACCGCCGCCCACACCCGCATCCTCGAATTGCGCGCTGAACTGGATCAGCACAACTACCGCTATCACGTGCTCGACGAGCCGAGCATTCCGGACGCCGAGTACGACCGGCTGTTCCATGAGCTCAAGGCCCTGGAAGCCGAGCACCCGGACCTGGTGACCCGCGATTCGCCGACGCAGCGGGTGGGCAGTGCGGCCTTGTCGGCCTTTACCCAGGTGCGGCACGAGATCCCGATGCTCAGTCTGGGCAACGCTTTTGATGAGGCCAGCATGCTGGAGTTCGATCGCCGGGTCACCGAGGGCCTCGACCTGCCGGTGGGCGATCTGTTTGGCGGTGGCGCGGCGGTGGAATACAGCTGTGAGCCGAAGCTCGATGGCCTGGCAGTCAGCCTGCTTTACCAAAACGGTGAGCTGGTGCGTGGCGCGACCCGTGGCGATGGCACCACTGGCGAGGATATCAGCGTGAATGTGCGCACCGTGCGCAATATCCCGTTGAAACTGCATGGCAGCGGCTGGCCGGCGACCCTGGAAGTGCGCGGCGAAGTATTCATGTCCAAGACCGGCTTCGAGCGCTTGAATGCCACGCAACTGGAAGTCGGCGGCAAAACCTTCGCCAACCCGCGCAACGCGGCGGCGGGTAGCCTGCGCCAACTCGACTCGAAGATCACTGCCAGCCGTCCGCTGGAATTCTGCTGCTACGGCGTGACCACGGATATCAGCGACACCCATATCGGCAACCTGCAGCAGTTGCAGAAGTGGGGCATGCCCATCAGCCATGAGCTGAAGCTGGCCAAGGGTATTGAGGATTGCCTGGAGTACTACCGCGATATCGGTGAGCGGCGTAACAGCCTGCCCTATGAAATCGACGGAGTGGTGTTCAAGGTCAACAGCATCGCCTATCAGCGTGAACTGGGCTTTCGCGCCCGCGAGCCACGCTGGGCCATCGCCCATAAGTTTCCGGCGATGGAAGAGCTGACCGAACTGCTGGACGTTGAATTCCAGGTTGGCCGCACCGGCGCCGTGACGCCAGTGGCGCGCTTGAAGCCGGTCAAGGTCGCTGGCGTGACCGTGTCCAATGCGACGTTGCACAACATGGACGAAGTGGCGCGCCTGGGCTTGATGATTGGCGACACCGTGATCATCCGCCGGGCCGGTGATGTGATCCCACAGGTCGTGTCGGTGGTTGCCGAGCGTCGCCCGGAAAATGCCCGTGCCGTACAGATCCCCGAGAACTGCCCGGTGTGCGGTTCCCATGTGGAGCGCACGCAACTGGTCAAGCGCAGCAAGGGCAAGGAAACCGTCAGCGAAGGCGCGGTGTATCGCTGTGTCGGGCGCCTGGCCTGTGGTGCGCAGCTCAAGCAGGCGATTATCCATTTTGTCTCGCGTCGGGCCATGGATATCGACGGCCTGGGCGACAAGACCATCGAGCAATTGGTCGATGAAAAGCTGATCGGCTCGCCCGCTGACCTTTACAAGCTTAAGTACGAACAGATCATCGACCTGGAAGGCTTTGCCGACGTTTCCAGCAAAAAGCTGATCGCCGCCATCGAAAACAGCAAGACCCCGACCCTGGCGCGCTTCATTTATGCCCTGGGTATTCCCGATGTGGGCGAGGAAACCGCCAAGGTGCTGGCGCGCTCCCTGGCGTCCCTTGAGCGCGTGCAGCAAGCCTTGCCGGAAGTACTGACGTACTTGCCGGATGTTGGCCTGGAAGTGGCTCACGAGATTCACAGCTTCTTTGAAGACAGTCACAACCAGCAGGTGATCGGCGCGCTGCTGTCGCCAGATGAATGCGGCCTGCAGTTGCAGGATCAGGGTGAGCTCAGCGCCGAGTTCGCTGCCAGCACGACCTTGGGCGGGCTCCTCGACAAGTTGCACGTGCCAAGCGTCGGCCCGGGCGCCGCGCAGAAACTTGCAGACAAGTTTGGCACCCTGGAAGGTGTGATCAAGGCCGACTGGCTCGACATGCGCCAGGCCTTGCCTGAAAAGCAAGCCAAGGCTGTGCGCGACTTCTTCGACAATCCGGATAACGCCAGCCGTGCCTTTGACATCGAGCAGCAGCTCAAGGATTTCGGCATGCACTGGCAGAGCGAGAAGAAGGTGGTCGAGGGTTTGCCTGAAGCGGGCCATACCTGGGTGCTCACCGGCTCCCTGGAGTTGATGAGCCGCGACGTGGCCAAGGAAAAGCTTGAAAGCCTGGGCGCCAAGGTGGCGGGCTCGGTGTCGGCGAAAACCCATTGTGTGGTGGCGGGGCCGGGGGCTGGGTCGAAATTGGCCAAGGCCAGCGAGCTGGGGTTGAAGGTGTTGGACGAGGAGGCTTTCGTTGCCTTCCTGGCCGGCCACAACATCACCTGA
- the zipA gene encoding cell division protein ZipA, translating into MEIGLREWLIVIGIIVIAGILFDGWRRMRGGKGKLKFRLDRNLSNLPDDDGAAELLGPPRVLDTHKEPQLDEHDLPSMSAPVREAREPSSKRGKRGSAAVAEPHQGDLNLDVDEGPSFSSRDGDFPDESPAKSTSRESTKDQPAAEEVLVISVICRDAAGFKGPALLQNILESGLRFGEMDIFHRHESMAGNGEVLFSMANAVKPGTFDLDDIDLFSTPAVSFFLGLPGPRHPKQAFDVMVAAARKLSQELNGELKDDQRSVLTAQTIEHYRQRIVEFERRALTQKR; encoded by the coding sequence ATGGAAATCGGTCTGCGCGAGTGGCTGATCGTCATCGGCATTATTGTAATAGCCGGTATTCTTTTTGATGGCTGGCGCCGTATGCGCGGCGGCAAGGGCAAGCTGAAATTCCGTCTGGACCGAAACCTGTCCAACCTGCCCGACGACGACGGCGCTGCCGAGCTGCTGGGGCCACCCCGTGTCCTGGATACCCATAAAGAGCCGCAACTGGACGAGCACGACCTGCCGTCGATGAGTGCTCCTGTCCGTGAAGCCCGCGAGCCGTCGTCCAAGCGCGGCAAGCGTGGCAGTGCTGCCGTGGCCGAGCCGCATCAGGGCGACCTGAACCTCGATGTCGACGAAGGCCCGAGCTTCAGCAGCCGTGATGGCGATTTCCCGGATGAGAGCCCGGCCAAGAGCACATCGCGTGAGTCCACCAAGGATCAGCCGGCGGCTGAAGAAGTGCTGGTGATCAGCGTGATCTGCCGCGACGCAGCCGGCTTCAAGGGCCCGGCGCTGTTGCAGAACATCCTGGAAAGCGGCCTGCGTTTTGGCGAGATGGATATTTTCCATCGTCACGAAAGCATGGCGGGCAATGGCGAAGTGCTGTTTTCCATGGCCAACGCAGTCAAGCCGGGCACTTTCGACCTGGACGATATCGACCTGTTCAGCACCCCGGCAGTGAGTTTCTTCCTGGGCCTGCCAGGCCCGCGCCACCCGAAACAGGCGTTCGACGTCATGGTGGCTGCAGCCCGCAAGCTGTCCCAGGAACTCAACGGCGAGCTCAAGGACGACCAGCGCAGTGTGCTGACCGCCCAGACCATCGAGCATTACCGTCAGCGTATCGTTGAGTTCGAGCGTCGTGCCCTGACACAGAAACGCTGA
- the smc gene encoding chromosome segregation protein SMC — translation MRLKCIKLAGFKSFVDPTTVNFPSNMAAVVGPNGCGKSNIIDAVRWVMGESSAKNLRGESMTDVIFNGSTSRKPVSQASIELVFDNSDGTLIGEYAAYAEISIRRKVTRDSQNSYFLNGTKCRRRDITDIFLGTGLGPRSYSIIEQGMISKLIEAKPEDLRNFIEEAAGISKYKERRRETENRIRRTHENLARLTDLREELERQLERLHRQAQAAEKYQEYKGEERQLKAQLSALRWQALNDQVGQREAIIATQEISFEALVAEQRNADASIERLRDGHHDLSERFNLVQGRFYSVGGDIARVEQSIQHGQQRLRQLQDDLKEAERARLETESHLGHDRTLLLTLGEELDMLTPEQEITSAAAEEAGVALEESETTMHGWQEQWDAFNLRSAEPRRQAEVQQSRIQQLETSMERLAERQRRVLEERALLASAPEDAAIMALSEQLAESEMTLEELEASEEQQVERLEQLRQELHQATQAQQQAQGDLQRLNGRLASLEALQQAALDPGTGTAEWLRDQHLAERPRLAEGLKVESGWELAVETVLGADLQAVLVDDFGGFDLAGFAQGDLRLLSPAADGTRVPGSLLDKVEAQIDLSPWLGLVKPVESLEQALALRGQLSLGESLISRDGYWVGRHFLRVRRASEAESGVLARGQEILNLSAEREEREATLESLETQLQTLRATQRQQETGREHLRRLLQDEARQQGELKAQLSASKAKAEQLTLRRTRLDEEVAEMGEQRALEHEQVGEARLQLQEALDSMALDTEQRERLLAERDSLRERLDRVRQEARQHKDHAHQLAVRLGSLRAQHDSTRQALERLEMQSERLTEKREQLSLNLEEGEAPLEELRLKLEELLDKRMSVDEELKTAQIALEDADRELRDAEKRRTQAEQQSQLIRGQLEQQRMEWQALTVRRKTLQDQLLEDGYDLHGVLNTLTAQANEKEAEEELERIAARIQRLGAINLAAIDEYQQQSERKRYLDAQDADLVEALDTLENVIRKIDKETRNRFKDTFDQINSGLQALFPKVFGGGSAYLELTGEDLLDTGVTIMARPPGKKNSTIHLLSGGEKALTALALVFAIFKLNPAPFCMLDEVDAPLDDANVGRYARLVKEMSQTVQFIYITHNKIAMEMADQLMGVTMHEPGCSRLVAVDVEEAMAMVES, via the coding sequence GTGCGGCTCAAGTGCATCAAACTGGCGGGGTTCAAATCCTTCGTCGATCCGACCACGGTGAACTTCCCCAGTAACATGGCGGCCGTGGTCGGGCCCAATGGGTGCGGCAAGTCGAACATTATCGACGCCGTGCGCTGGGTGATGGGCGAGAGCTCCGCGAAAAACCTGCGTGGCGAGTCGATGACTGACGTCATCTTCAACGGCTCCACCAGTCGCAAGCCGGTGAGCCAGGCCAGCATCGAGCTGGTGTTCGACAACTCTGACGGCACGCTGATTGGCGAGTACGCCGCCTACGCGGAAATTTCCATCCGCCGCAAAGTGACGCGCGACAGCCAGAACAGTTATTTCCTCAACGGCACCAAGTGCCGGCGCCGCGATATTACCGACATTTTCCTTGGCACCGGCCTGGGGCCACGCAGCTACTCGATCATTGAGCAGGGCATGATCTCCAAGCTGATCGAAGCCAAGCCTGAGGACCTGCGCAACTTTATCGAGGAAGCGGCCGGCATCTCCAAGTACAAGGAGCGCCGTCGCGAGACCGAAAACCGCATCCGCCGCACCCACGAAAACCTCGCGCGCCTGACCGACCTGCGTGAAGAGCTGGAGCGCCAGTTGGAGCGCCTGCACCGCCAGGCCCAGGCCGCCGAGAAGTACCAGGAATACAAAGGCGAAGAACGCCAGCTCAAGGCGCAACTTTCGGCGTTGCGCTGGCAGGCCTTGAATGATCAGGTGGGCCAGCGCGAAGCGATCATCGCCACCCAGGAAATCAGCTTCGAAGCGCTGGTGGCCGAGCAGCGCAATGCCGACGCCAGCATCGAGCGCTTGCGTGACGGTCACCATGACTTGTCAGAGCGCTTCAATCTGGTGCAGGGCCGCTTCTATTCGGTGGGCGGCGACATTGCGCGGGTCGAGCAGAGCATCCAGCACGGCCAGCAGCGCTTGCGCCAGTTGCAGGATGACCTGAAGGAAGCGGAGCGGGCGCGGCTGGAAACCGAGTCGCACCTGGGCCATGACCGCACCTTGCTGCTGACCCTCGGCGAAGAACTGGACATGCTCACCCCCGAGCAGGAAATCACCAGCGCCGCTGCCGAAGAAGCTGGCGTTGCGCTGGAAGAGTCGGAAACCACCATGCACGGCTGGCAGGAGCAGTGGGATGCCTTCAACCTGCGTTCCGCCGAGCCACGGCGCCAGGCTGAGGTGCAGCAGTCGCGCATCCAGCAACTGGAAACCAGCATGGAGCGCCTCGCCGAGCGCCAGCGCCGGGTCCTGGAGGAGCGCGCGTTGCTCGCCTCTGCTCCGGAAGACGCGGCGATCATGGCGTTGAGCGAGCAACTGGCTGAAAGCGAAATGACCCTGGAAGAGCTGGAGGCCAGCGAAGAACAACAAGTGGAGCGCCTGGAGCAATTGCGCCAGGAACTGCATCAGGCGACCCAGGCGCAACAGCAGGCCCAGGGCGACTTGCAGCGGCTCAATGGGCGCCTGGCCTCCCTTGAAGCCTTGCAACAGGCCGCACTGGACCCTGGCACCGGCACCGCCGAATGGCTGCGCGACCAGCACCTGGCCGAGCGCCCGCGCCTGGCCGAAGGCTTGAAGGTTGAATCGGGTTGGGAGTTGGCCGTGGAGACCGTGCTCGGCGCCGACCTGCAAGCCGTGCTGGTGGATGATTTCGGCGGTTTTGATCTGGCGGGCTTTGCTCAAGGCGATTTGCGCCTGCTCAGCCCGGCCGCCGATGGCACCCGCGTGCCGGGCAGCCTGTTGGATAAAGTCGAGGCGCAGATCGACCTGTCGCCATGGCTGGGCTTGGTCAAGCCGGTGGAGTCCCTGGAGCAGGCCCTGGCGTTGCGCGGCCAGTTGAGCCTCGGCGAAAGCCTGATCAGCCGCGACGGTTACTGGGTTGGCCGACACTTTCTGCGGGTGCGCCGCGCCAGTGAAGCAGAAAGTGGCGTATTGGCCCGTGGCCAGGAAATCCTCAACCTGAGTGCCGAGCGTGAAGAGCGCGAGGCGACCCTTGAGTCCCTGGAAACCCAACTGCAAACCCTACGCGCCACCCAGCGCCAGCAAGAGACCGGCCGCGAGCACTTGCGCCGCCTGTTGCAGGACGAAGCGCGCCAGCAGGGTGAGTTGAAAGCCCAGCTCTCGGCCAGCAAGGCCAAGGCCGAACAGTTGACCTTGCGCCGGACCCGGCTCGATGAAGAAGTGGCCGAGATGGGCGAGCAGCGCGCCCTCGAACACGAACAAGTCGGCGAAGCGCGCCTGCAATTGCAGGAGGCCCTCGACAGCATGGCCCTGGACACCGAGCAGCGCGAACGGCTGCTGGCCGAGCGTGACAGTCTGCGCGAGCGCCTCGACCGGGTACGCCAGGAAGCACGCCAGCACAAGGATCACGCCCATCAGTTGGCCGTGCGCCTTGGTTCGTTGCGCGCTCAGCACGACTCCACGCGCCAGGCCCTGGAGCGCCTGGAGATGCAATCCGAGCGCCTGACGGAAAAGCGTGAGCAACTGAGCCTCAACCTGGAGGAGGGCGAGGCCCCGCTGGAAGAGCTGCGCTTGAAGCTTGAAGAGTTGCTCGACAAACGCATGAGCGTCGACGAAGAGCTCAAGACCGCGCAAATCGCCCTGGAAGACGCTGACCGCGAACTGCGCGATGCCGAAAAGCGTCGGACACAGGCCGAGCAGCAGTCACAATTGATCCGTGGCCAGCTCGAACAGCAGCGCATGGAATGGCAAGCCCTGACAGTGCGCCGCAAAACGCTGCAGGACCAGTTGCTGGAAGATGGCTACGACCTGCACGGCGTACTCAATACCTTGACCGCCCAGGCCAACGAAAAAGAAGCCGAAGAAGAACTTGAGCGCATTGCCGCGCGTATTCAACGCCTGGGCGCGATCAACCTCGCGGCCATTGATGAGTATCAGCAACAGTCCGAGCGTAAACGTTATCTCGATGCCCAGGACGCCGATCTGGTGGAAGCCTTGGACACTTTGGAAAACGTCATTCGCAAGATCGACAAGGAAACCCGCAACCGCTTCAAAGATACCTTTGATCAGATTAATAGCGGTTTACAGGCCTTATTCCCAAAAGTTTTCGGTGGTGGCAGCGCTTACTTGGAACTGACGGGCGAAGATCTACTCGATACAGGGGTAACGATCATGGCGCGGCCTCCGGGCAAGAAGAACAGCACCATCCATTTGTTGTCCGGCGGCGAGAAGGCCCTCACTGCGTTGGCCCTGGTATTTGCGATCTTCAAGTTGAACCCGGCGCCGTTCTGCATGCTCGACGAAGTTGACGCGCCGCTGGATGACGCTAACGTTGGACGGTATGCCCGCTTGGTTAAAGAGATGTCCCAGACGGTGCAGTTCATCTATATCACCCACAACAAGATCGCCATGGAGATGGCGGATCAATTGATGGGGGTGACCATGCATGAACCGGGCTGCTCGCGACTGGTGGCGGTGGATGTTGAAGAGGCGATGGCGATGGTGGAAAGTTAA
- a CDS encoding GntR family transcriptional regulator has product MTFKAPDSLAEQIAHHLAERIIRGDLKPGERIQEQKVTLALNVSRGSVREALLILERRHLIAILPRRGAHVTELTAHKVQSLCTLMSELYILLGNAVAEGWRTQADMAPFVQIQQRLVSNFERQDIRAFVEESFNVMRAAYPFANNPYLQETVENLQPAMNRAYYLALDQRKAEMSEYLALFEQLLAAVLSRDLPQIRQVLSAYGLRSSSLVIAALADA; this is encoded by the coding sequence ATGACGTTCAAGGCGCCGGATAGTCTTGCCGAGCAAATCGCTCACCACCTCGCCGAACGCATTATTCGCGGCGATCTCAAGCCTGGGGAGCGCATCCAGGAGCAGAAAGTCACGCTGGCACTCAATGTCAGTCGTGGCTCCGTGCGCGAAGCCTTGCTGATCCTTGAGCGGCGACATCTGATCGCCATCCTGCCGCGCCGTGGAGCACACGTCACCGAGCTCACCGCACACAAGGTGCAGAGTCTGTGTACGCTGATGAGTGAGTTGTACATCTTGCTGGGCAACGCGGTGGCTGAAGGCTGGCGGACCCAGGCCGACATGGCACCCTTCGTGCAGATCCAGCAACGGTTGGTGAGCAATTTCGAACGCCAGGACATCCGGGCATTCGTCGAGGAAAGCTTCAACGTGATGCGTGCCGCCTATCCGTTCGCCAATAACCCGTATTTGCAGGAAACCGTCGAGAACCTGCAGCCGGCGATGAACCGTGCCTATTACCTGGCACTGGATCAGCGCAAGGCGGAAATGAGCGAGTACCTGGCGCTGTTCGAGCAACTGCTCGCCGCTGTACTGTCTCGTGACCTGCCGCAGATTCGCCAGGTCCTGTCGGCCTACGGCCTGCGCAGCAGTTCACTGGTCATCGCAGCCCTGGCGGACGCCTAA
- the xdhA gene encoding xanthine dehydrogenase small subunit has product MIQFLLNQELRSEHALDPNLTVLNYLREHLGKSGTKEGCASGDCGACTVVVGELHTDERGTEKIRYRSLNSCLTFVSSLHGKQLISVEDLKHQGQLHSVQQAMVECHGSQCGFCTPGFVMSLFALQKNSDAADSAKAHEALAGNLCRCTGYRPILAAAEQACCNKPQDQFDSRETQTIARLKSIAPTQTGELNSGDKRCLVPLTVADLADLYDAYPQARLLAGGTDLALEVTQFHRTLPVMIYVGNIEAMKRIETFDDRLEIGAATALSDCYSALHHEYPDFGDLLHRFASLQIRNQGTLGGNIGNASPIGDSPPLLIALGAQIVLCKGNVRRTLALEDYFIDYRVTARQDSEFIEKIIVPKGHALFRAYKVSKRLDDDISAVCAAFNLKLDNGVISDARVAFGGMAATPKRAKHCETVLIGATWNSATVEKACAALAEDFTPLSDFRASKEYRLLSAQNLLRKYFIELQTPHIETRVTAYV; this is encoded by the coding sequence GTGATCCAGTTTTTACTCAACCAGGAGCTCCGTAGCGAGCATGCCCTGGACCCGAACCTGACTGTGCTCAACTACCTGCGCGAGCATCTGGGCAAATCCGGCACCAAGGAAGGCTGCGCCAGCGGTGACTGTGGTGCCTGCACCGTGGTGGTCGGCGAACTGCATACAGACGAGCGCGGCACCGAGAAGATTCGCTATCGCAGCCTCAATTCGTGCCTGACCTTTGTCTCGTCCCTGCACGGCAAACAACTGATCAGCGTTGAAGACCTCAAGCACCAGGGCCAACTGCACAGCGTGCAACAGGCCATGGTCGAGTGCCATGGCTCCCAGTGCGGTTTTTGCACCCCAGGCTTCGTGATGTCACTGTTCGCGCTGCAAAAGAACAGTGACGCTGCGGACAGCGCCAAGGCCCACGAAGCCCTGGCCGGCAACCTGTGCCGCTGCACCGGCTACCGGCCAATCCTGGCGGCTGCCGAGCAAGCCTGTTGCAACAAGCCCCAGGACCAGTTCGACAGCCGTGAGACGCAAACCATTGCCCGCCTCAAATCCATCGCACCGACGCAAACCGGCGAGCTGAACAGTGGCGATAAACGCTGCCTGGTACCCCTGACCGTCGCCGACCTGGCCGACCTCTACGACGCCTATCCCCAAGCCCGGCTGCTGGCCGGCGGCACCGACCTGGCGCTGGAAGTCACCCAGTTCCACCGCACGCTGCCGGTGATGATTTACGTCGGTAACATCGAAGCCATGAAGCGCATCGAGACCTTTGATGACCGCCTGGAAATCGGCGCCGCCACCGCACTGTCCGACTGCTACAGCGCACTGCACCACGAATACCCCGACTTCGGCGACCTGCTGCACCGCTTCGCGTCTCTGCAAATCCGCAACCAAGGCACCCTCGGTGGCAATATCGGCAACGCCTCGCCCATCGGTGATTCGCCGCCACTGCTGATCGCCCTCGGCGCGCAGATCGTGCTGTGCAAAGGCAACGTGCGCCGCACCCTGGCCCTGGAAGACTATTTCATTGACTACCGCGTCACCGCCCGCCAGGACAGCGAGTTCATCGAGAAAATCATCGTGCCCAAAGGCCATGCGTTGTTCCGCGCCTACAAGGTTTCCAAGCGCCTGGACGATGACATTTCCGCGGTATGTGCGGCCTTCAACCTGAAACTCGACAACGGCGTGATCAGCGATGCCCGCGTCGCGTTCGGCGGTATGGCCGCCACGCCCAAACGCGCGAAACACTGCGAGACCGTGCTGATCGGCGCCACCTGGAACAGCGCCACCGTGGAGAAGGCCTGCGCCGCCCTGGCCGAGGATTTCACGCCGCTGTCGGACTTTCGCGCGAGCAAGGAATACCGCCTGCTCAGCGCACAGAACCTGCTGCGCAAATACTTCATCGAACTGCAAACGCCGCACATCGAGACTCGGGTGACCGCTTATGTCTAA